A genomic region of Devosia ginsengisoli contains the following coding sequences:
- the mazG gene encoding nucleoside triphosphate pyrophosphohydrolase, whose amino-acid sequence MQPSRDIARLIEIMAALRNPVGGCPWDLEQDFSTIRHYTIEEAYEVADAIERQDFADLREELGDLLLQPIYHAQMASEAGHFDIGDVIYAITDKLIRRHPHVFGDVDAGNSAASEQRWEAIKAQERAAKAARKGDATPSILDDVPNVLPALARAEKLTKRAAKVGFDWPDFASVKAKVDEELAEVAEAQASGDAAAVQEEIGDLLFAVANLARHAGVDAEAALRDANYKFTRRFHHVEARCREDGIDPKQAGLERLDGYWNEIRAADKA is encoded by the coding sequence ATGCAGCCATCCCGTGATATTGCCCGCCTGATCGAGATCATGGCCGCCCTGCGCAATCCGGTTGGCGGTTGTCCCTGGGACCTGGAGCAGGATTTCTCGACCATAAGACACTATACGATCGAGGAAGCCTATGAGGTCGCCGACGCCATCGAGCGGCAGGATTTTGCCGATCTGCGCGAGGAACTGGGCGATCTGCTGCTGCAGCCGATCTATCACGCGCAGATGGCCAGCGAGGCCGGCCATTTCGATATTGGCGACGTCATCTATGCCATCACCGACAAGCTGATCCGCCGCCATCCGCATGTCTTTGGCGATGTCGATGCCGGCAATTCGGCCGCCTCCGAGCAGCGCTGGGAGGCCATCAAGGCGCAGGAGCGGGCCGCAAAGGCCGCACGCAAGGGCGACGCGACGCCATCCATTCTCGATGACGTCCCCAATGTGCTCCCTGCCCTGGCCCGCGCCGAAAAGCTCACCAAGCGCGCCGCCAAGGTCGGTTTCGACTGGCCGGATTTCGCCTCGGTCAAGGCCAAGGTCGATGAGGAACTCGCGGAAGTCGCCGAGGCCCAGGCATCAGGCGACGCCGCGGCGGTGCAGGAGGAAATCGGCGACCTGCTCTTCGCCGTCGCCAACCTGGCCCGCCATGCCGGCGTCGATGCCGAAGCCGCCCTGCGCGACGCCAACTACAAGTTCACCCGCCGCTTCCACCATGTCGAAGCGCGCTGCCGAGAAGATGGCATCGATCCAAAACAAGCCGGCCTGGAGCGCCTTGACGGCTACTGGAATGAAATCCGAGCCGCAGACAAAGCCTAG
- the ntrC gene encoding nitrogen regulation protein NR(I) produces the protein MSHVVLLADDDAAIRMVLNQALTRAGYEVRPTGNISTMWNWVSRGEGDILITDVAMPDGNAFEVMPKIKKLRPDLPMIVMSAQNTFMTAIRASEVGAYEYLPKPFDITEVLSVVARALADAKKPSTTDRRVEDPGETMPLVGRSTAMQDIYRALARLMQTDLTVTITGESGTGKELVARALHDFGKRRNGPFVAINMAAIPRDLIEAELFGHEKGAFTGANTRSSGRFEQAEGGTLFLDEIGDMPMDAQTRLLRVLQEGEYTMVGGRSSIKTNVRIVAATHRDLSQMIRQGLFREDLYYRLNVVPIRLPPLRERVDDVGDLAAHFLKAAQRDGEPTKSISPEAIKLMQNYSWPGNVRELENLVRRLSALYADESISAEIVQNELNIAERPGVAGNGGPMDVSMAVETHVGQLLREYEPNLPPAGLYQRVIDRVEAPLIAMALNACGGNQIKAADLLGLNRNTLRKKIRTHSIEIVKHSRRNG, from the coding sequence ATGAGCCATGTGGTCCTGCTCGCCGACGACGACGCCGCGATCCGCATGGTGCTCAACCAGGCGCTGACCCGGGCCGGCTATGAGGTTCGTCCGACTGGCAATATCTCCACGATGTGGAACTGGGTGAGCCGTGGCGAGGGCGATATCCTGATCACCGACGTAGCCATGCCCGACGGCAATGCCTTCGAGGTGATGCCCAAGATCAAGAAGCTGCGCCCCGACCTGCCGATGATCGTGATGAGCGCGCAGAACACGTTCATGACGGCCATCCGGGCTTCGGAAGTGGGCGCTTATGAATACCTGCCCAAGCCGTTCGATATTACCGAGGTGCTGTCGGTGGTGGCGCGGGCGCTGGCCGATGCCAAGAAGCCGAGCACGACGGACCGTAGGGTCGAAGATCCCGGCGAGACCATGCCGCTGGTCGGGCGCTCGACCGCCATGCAGGACATCTATCGCGCGCTGGCGCGACTGATGCAGACCGACCTTACAGTGACGATTACCGGCGAGAGCGGCACCGGCAAGGAACTGGTGGCGCGGGCGCTGCATGACTTCGGCAAGCGTCGCAACGGGCCGTTCGTGGCCATCAACATGGCCGCCATTCCGCGCGACCTGATCGAGGCGGAACTGTTCGGCCACGAGAAGGGGGCCTTTACCGGCGCCAATACGCGCTCGTCGGGCCGGTTCGAACAGGCCGAGGGCGGCACGCTGTTCCTCGACGAAATCGGCGACATGCCGATGGACGCCCAGACCCGCCTGCTGCGCGTGCTGCAGGAGGGCGAATATACGATGGTCGGGGGGCGGTCCTCGATCAAGACCAATGTGCGTATCGTCGCCGCCACGCATCGCGACCTCAGCCAGATGATCCGGCAGGGGCTGTTCCGCGAGGATCTTTACTACCGGCTCAATGTCGTGCCGATCCGCCTGCCGCCGCTGCGGGAGCGTGTCGATGATGTCGGCGACCTGGCGGCGCATTTCCTCAAGGCGGCGCAGCGAGATGGCGAGCCGACCAAGTCGATCTCGCCCGAGGCCATCAAGCTGATGCAGAACTATTCCTGGCCGGGCAATGTGCGCGAGCTGGAAAACCTGGTGCGGCGGTTGTCGGCGCTTTATGCCGACGAATCGATTTCGGCCGAGATCGTGCAGAACGAGCTCAATATCGCCGAGCGGCCCGGCGTAGCGGGCAATGGCGGCCCGATGGACGTTTCGATGGCGGTGGAGACCCATGTCGGGCAGTTGCTGCGCGAATATGAGCCCAACCTGCCGCCGGCGGGTCTTTACCAGCGGGTCATCGACCGGGTGGAGGCGCCGTTGATCGCCATGGCGCTCAATGCATGCGGCGGCAACCAGATCAAGGCGGCGGACCTGCTGGGGCTGAACCGCAATACGCTGCGCAAGAAGATCCGCACGCATAGCATCGAGATCGTCAAGCACAGCCGGCGCAACGGCTAA
- a CDS encoding sensor histidine kinase NtrY-like, with protein sequence MSDVTTTSEGAQQGVVSEMAKPARSPFASARNNRSLRILGFIVVFASVLMSSMSFLILSGTTNIEPSTTVWTVIWIVTGILVLLVIALVVTEAVLLIQARMQGQAGAGMQIRMVTMFALVAAIPAFIVAVVATIALNQGLDQWFSERTRAMVESSRLVARSYMLEHAQVLRDDVIWVAEELEQAHATFDEDQERFQRILTALAVTRSLPFTSLVNARGDTLMRAQIAVQGAYPQLPEGITEGLVEGIPAAIAPGRINLVGSVIKLRGYDDTYLFVARPVEAEVLEYMQLTDENITEYREYASNRLVFQITFTIMYVGLAVVLLLAALWIGIALANRFVDPIRNLMIASNRVSRGELDVQVPVQEGRGDLRDLSNGFNRMTEQLKSQREALLTASEMNEKRRQFTEAVVEGVSAGIIGLDPFGAVTLVNARACEMLDRDEIDLMGEPIEKVMPQLAPTLERARSARRGQVRDQIQLGNETDRRTYQVQLTREGSITESKGYVLTFDDITDLESAQRTSAWADVARRIAHEIKNPLTPIQLSAERLRRRYGSKLEDDREVFDKCINTIVRQVGDIGRMVDEFSAFARMPEAAPEVTDLSDTVRQAVFLESVRLPEITIRTILPEDAIYAWFDNRLIAQSLTNLIKNAVEAFETVDMSADWQPTITVEAQVEGNHARVAVSDNGKGWPKDNRQRLLEPYMTTREKGTGLGLAIVAKIIEQHGGIVELIDAEPDPIGRVGACVTFTLPLQSPTKSSAADGSHSESASAQQEEPLISAVVHK encoded by the coding sequence ATGAGTGATGTGACGACGACGAGCGAGGGGGCCCAGCAGGGTGTCGTCAGCGAAATGGCCAAACCGGCCAGGTCGCCATTTGCGTCCGCACGCAACAATCGATCACTGCGCATTCTCGGCTTCATCGTGGTGTTTGCCTCGGTGCTGATGTCGTCGATGTCGTTCCTGATCCTGTCGGGCACGACCAATATCGAGCCATCGACGACCGTCTGGACCGTGATCTGGATCGTCACCGGCATCCTGGTGCTGCTGGTGATCGCGCTTGTCGTGACCGAGGCGGTGCTGCTGATCCAGGCGCGGATGCAGGGGCAGGCCGGTGCCGGCATGCAAATCCGCATGGTGACCATGTTTGCGCTGGTTGCCGCCATTCCCGCCTTCATCGTGGCTGTGGTGGCGACCATTGCCCTCAATCAGGGGTTGGACCAGTGGTTCTCCGAGCGTACCAGAGCCATGGTGGAGAGCTCCCGGCTGGTGGCGCGGTCCTACATGCTCGAACATGCGCAGGTGCTGCGCGATGACGTGATCTGGGTGGCCGAGGAACTGGAACAGGCGCACGCAACCTTTGACGAGGACCAGGAGCGCTTCCAGCGCATCCTGACGGCCCTGGCCGTGACGCGGTCGCTGCCCTTTACGTCGCTGGTGAATGCACGAGGTGATACGCTGATGCGGGCGCAGATCGCGGTGCAGGGCGCCTATCCGCAATTGCCCGAGGGGATCACCGAAGGGCTGGTGGAAGGCATACCGGCGGCGATTGCGCCAGGGCGGATCAACCTTGTCGGCTCTGTCATAAAGCTGCGCGGTTACGACGATACCTACCTGTTCGTCGCCCGGCCCGTGGAGGCCGAGGTGCTCGAATATATGCAGCTCACCGATGAGAACATCACCGAATACCGAGAATATGCGTCCAACCGGCTGGTGTTCCAGATCACCTTCACCATCATGTATGTCGGCCTTGCCGTGGTGCTGCTGCTGGCGGCTTTGTGGATCGGCATTGCGCTGGCCAATCGCTTCGTCGACCCGATTCGTAACCTGATGATCGCCTCCAATCGCGTCAGCCGGGGCGAACTCGACGTGCAGGTGCCGGTGCAGGAGGGCAGGGGCGACCTGCGCGACCTCAGCAACGGTTTCAACCGCATGACCGAGCAGCTCAAGAGCCAGCGCGAGGCGCTGCTGACGGCCAGCGAGATGAACGAGAAGCGCCGGCAATTCACCGAGGCGGTGGTGGAGGGCGTGTCGGCCGGCATTATCGGGCTCGATCCGTTCGGGGCGGTGACGCTGGTCAATGCCCGCGCCTGCGAAATGCTCGACCGCGATGAAATCGACCTGATGGGCGAGCCGATCGAGAAGGTCATGCCGCAACTGGCGCCGACGCTGGAGCGGGCGCGCTCGGCGCGGCGCGGGCAGGTGCGCGACCAGATCCAACTCGGCAATGAAACCGACCGGCGCACCTATCAGGTGCAGCTCACGCGGGAGGGCTCGATCACCGAATCCAAGGGCTATGTGCTGACCTTCGACGACATTACCGACCTCGAATCGGCGCAGCGCACCAGCGCCTGGGCAGATGTGGCGCGCCGTATCGCCCACGAGATCAAGAACCCGCTGACGCCCATCCAGCTGTCCGCGGAGCGCCTGCGCCGCCGCTATGGCAGCAAGCTGGAGGATGACCGCGAGGTGTTCGACAAATGCATCAACACCATTGTGCGGCAGGTGGGCGATATCGGGCGCATGGTCGATGAATTTTCGGCTTTTGCCCGCATGCCCGAGGCGGCGCCTGAGGTCACCGATCTCAGCGATACCGTGCGGCAGGCGGTGTTCCTGGAAAGCGTGCGGCTGCCCGAAATCACCATCCGTACCATCCTGCCGGAAGATGCCATCTATGCTTGGTTCGACAATCGCCTCATCGCGCAATCACTCACCAACCTGATCAAGAACGCGGTGGAAGCATTTGAAACCGTTGACATGTCTGCCGACTGGCAGCCAACGATCACGGTGGAAGCGCAGGTGGAGGGCAACCATGCGCGCGTCGCCGTTTCCGACAATGGCAAGGGCTGGCCGAAGGACAATCGCCAGCGCCTGCTGGAGCCTTATATGACGACGCGCGAGAAGGGCACGGGCCTGGGCCTCGCCATCGTCGCCAAGATCATCGAGCAGCATGGCGGCATCGTCGAGCTGATCGATGCCGAACCTGATCCGATCGGCCGGGTCGGCGCCTGCGTGACGTTCACGCTTCCCTTGCAGTCACCTACCAAATCTTCAGCGGCGGACGGTTCGCACTCGGAATCCGCATCTGCCCAACAGGAGGAACCGCTCATTTCAGCGGTGGTTCACAAGTAA
- a CDS encoding thiamine pyrophosphate-binding protein — MTNMPIYEALAQAFSAEGVDTHFTLMGDGNMHWATAMKNISGMTTVHARHEHCACTMAMGYTSATGKVGVASVTCGPGFTQIMTALASASRGGVPMVVFAGETPLKAKWYGQFIDQQPLAAACGAHYITAHSPDRMYQYVREAFYVARHERKPVVIGVPYDLQKQAMPDIGAYKPSSTVLPQTAPMPPNPEQLAYVVDRLAQAKAPIILAGRGVIWSGARTEVEALAEASGALLSTTLLGRGMYDHNPFSVGVCGGFARAIAREAFAQSDLVLAIGASLTYHTMDGGRIIPEITEVIQIDPHPIGLRDGLEAADIYVKADAKLTATALLTALEKRGPTAASIRSAELARRIREEPADNARYDIAPGTLDPRAVFAELETVIPRDYDMVSGSGHQSYFHTVMRGGEPTRYHAMRDFGAIGNAISYAVGIAAVRKTGKVVLFEGDGSLLMHVQEFETLRRQGIKMLIVCSNDGAYGAEIHKLREDGIDDTGAIFGRPDFAEIARGFGLRGENVTTLGRFRDLLEEFERGDTTMVWNVHMSDLVVNPRMRQNVKAGHGAR; from the coding sequence ATGACCAACATGCCTATCTACGAGGCGCTCGCGCAGGCCTTTAGTGCGGAAGGCGTGGATACGCATTTCACGCTCATGGGCGATGGCAACATGCACTGGGCCACGGCCATGAAGAACATTTCGGGCATGACCACTGTCCACGCCCGCCACGAGCATTGCGCCTGCACTATGGCGATGGGCTATACCAGCGCCACCGGCAAAGTGGGCGTCGCTTCGGTTACCTGCGGCCCCGGCTTCACCCAGATCATGACGGCGCTGGCCTCAGCGTCGCGGGGCGGCGTGCCAATGGTGGTGTTTGCCGGCGAAACCCCGCTCAAGGCGAAATGGTATGGGCAGTTCATCGACCAGCAGCCGCTAGCGGCGGCCTGTGGCGCCCATTATATCACCGCTCATAGCCCCGATCGCATGTATCAATATGTCCGCGAGGCGTTCTACGTCGCGCGCCATGAGCGCAAGCCCGTCGTGATCGGTGTTCCCTATGACCTGCAGAAGCAGGCCATGCCCGATATCGGCGCCTACAAGCCATCATCCACGGTCCTGCCGCAGACCGCGCCCATGCCACCAAATCCGGAGCAGTTGGCCTATGTCGTCGATCGCCTGGCCCAGGCGAAGGCACCGATTATCCTGGCCGGACGCGGCGTCATATGGTCGGGCGCCCGGACCGAGGTGGAGGCTCTTGCCGAAGCCAGCGGTGCCCTCCTGTCCACCACGCTGCTGGGCCGCGGAATGTACGACCACAATCCCTTTTCCGTCGGCGTTTGCGGAGGCTTCGCCCGCGCCATCGCCCGAGAGGCTTTCGCCCAATCCGACCTGGTCCTGGCCATCGGGGCGAGCCTCACTTATCACACCATGGATGGCGGGCGCATCATTCCGGAAATCACCGAAGTCATCCAGATCGATCCACATCCGATCGGTCTGCGGGATGGCCTCGAAGCGGCCGACATCTACGTGAAAGCCGATGCCAAATTGACCGCGACGGCCCTGCTCACCGCACTCGAGAAACGAGGGCCCACAGCCGCCAGCATCCGCAGCGCGGAACTGGCCCGGCGTATCAGGGAAGAGCCGGCGGACAATGCCCGGTATGATATCGCGCCCGGGACCCTCGATCCCCGCGCCGTTTTCGCCGAGCTGGAAACTGTCATCCCCCGCGATTACGACATGGTGAGCGGCTCGGGGCACCAGTCTTATTTCCACACGGTGATGCGCGGCGGCGAACCCACGCGCTATCACGCGATGCGCGATTTCGGTGCCATCGGCAACGCCATTTCCTACGCCGTCGGCATCGCAGCCGTCCGCAAGACCGGCAAGGTCGTGCTGTTCGAGGGCGACGGCAGCCTGCTCATGCATGTCCAGGAGTTCGAAACCCTGAGGCGCCAAGGCATCAAGATGCTCATCGTCTGCAGCAATGACGGTGCCTATGGCGCCGAGATCCACAAGCTGCGGGAAGACGGCATCGACGATACAGGCGCCATTTTCGGCCGACCCGACTTCGCCGAAATCGCCCGCGGCTTCGGGCTGCGCGGCGAGAACGTCACGACGCTCGGCCGGTTTAGGGACCTGCTGGAGGAGTTCGAACGCGGCGATACCACCATGGTGTGGAACGTCCATATGTCGGACCTGGTGGTCAATCCGCGCATGCGCCAGAACGTGAAGGCCGGCCACGGCGCCCGCTAG
- a CDS encoding sigma-54-dependent transcriptional regulator — protein sequence MALDILIIDDEDDIRDLIAGILEDEGFETRQAHDADSGLNEIARRRPSLVFLDIWMQGSRLDGLQLLDVFQSQHPDMPVVMISGHGNVETAVSAIRRGAYDYIEKPFKIDRLLHITQRAMEATRLRSEVAELKERSAAKSADMVGTSPGLQQVRGIIEKSAPTNSRIFISGPSGAGKGLVARLIHQRSPRAEAPFVEINASLYAPEEVPVVLFGREAREKTGILKVEVGALEKAHGGTLYLSEVTTLPAATQAALLRTLVENRFNRVGGTQAVPIDVRIISSSSQNVAAQIEASEFRSDLFHRLSIVPLPLTPLKERREDVPPLVNVFIEQVCRMHNLQRMTVGDDAIAVLQAQEWPGNARQLRNSIERLLILMKDQQPEDGVITAAMLPSDIGEVLPTVGDTDASAHLMSLPLRDAREVFERQYLLAQIERFGGNISKTAEFVGMERSALHRKIKSLGL from the coding sequence ATGGCACTCGATATTCTCATCATTGACGACGAAGACGACATCCGCGACCTGATCGCCGGTATCCTGGAGGACGAGGGCTTCGAAACGCGGCAGGCTCATGACGCCGATAGCGGGCTGAACGAGATCGCGCGGCGGCGGCCGAGCCTGGTTTTCCTCGATATCTGGATGCAGGGATCGCGGCTCGACGGGCTGCAATTGCTGGATGTGTTCCAGAGCCAGCACCCTGACATGCCTGTCGTGATGATCTCGGGCCACGGCAATGTGGAGACGGCCGTGTCGGCTATTCGCCGCGGCGCCTATGACTATATCGAGAAGCCGTTCAAGATCGACCGACTGCTGCATATCACCCAGCGGGCGATGGAAGCGACGCGCCTGCGCAGCGAGGTGGCCGAGCTCAAGGAGCGGTCGGCCGCCAAGAGCGCCGACATGGTGGGCACCTCGCCGGGTCTGCAGCAGGTGCGCGGCATTATCGAGAAATCGGCGCCGACCAATTCGCGCATCTTCATTTCCGGTCCGTCGGGCGCGGGGAAGGGGCTGGTGGCCCGGCTGATCCATCAGCGCAGCCCGCGCGCCGAGGCGCCGTTCGTCGAGATCAACGCCTCGCTCTATGCGCCCGAGGAAGTGCCGGTGGTGCTGTTCGGCCGCGAAGCCCGAGAAAAGACGGGCATTCTCAAGGTCGAGGTCGGGGCGCTGGAAAAGGCGCATGGCGGCACGCTTTACCTCTCCGAGGTGACGACGCTGCCGGCAGCAACGCAGGCGGCTTTGCTGCGGACGCTGGTGGAGAACCGGTTCAACCGCGTCGGCGGCACGCAGGCGGTGCCGATCGACGTGCGCATCATCTCGTCCAGCTCGCAGAATGTGGCGGCGCAGATCGAAGCCAGCGAATTCCGTTCGGACCTGTTCCACCGGCTTTCCATCGTGCCGCTGCCGCTGACGCCGCTCAAGGAACGGCGCGAGGACGTGCCGCCACTGGTCAATGTGTTCATCGAGCAGGTGTGCCGCATGCACAATCTGCAGCGCATGACCGTGGGCGACGACGCCATTGCCGTGCTGCAGGCGCAGGAATGGCCGGGCAATGCGCGGCAGTTGCGCAATTCCATCGAGCGCCTGCTGATCCTGATGAAGGACCAGCAGCCCGAGGATGGCGTGATCACCGCGGCCATGCTGCCGTCCGATATCGGCGAAGTGCTGCCCACGGTGGGCGATACGGACGCCTCGGCGCATCTGATGAGCCTGCCCTTGCGCGACGCCCGCGAGGTGTTCGAGCGCCAGTATCTGCTGGCGCAGATCGAGCGTTTTGGTGGCAATATTTCCAAGACCGCCGAGTTCGTCGGCATGGAGCGCAGCGCGCTGCACCGGAAGATCAAATCGCTCGGGCTATGA
- the hflX gene encoding GTPase HflX: MSGFDDDEAVQRGGPQAFIDQRAQPTRAGLVVPDVRGQASRHSIEARKAEFEGLAGAIHLDVAFSEVLRVREIKPATFIGGGHTETLATRVKAEKIDLLLVDAALTAIQQRNLETETGAKVLDRTALILEIFGERAATREGVLQVELAHLNYQKGRLVRSWTHLERQRGSGGTGFMGGPGETQIESDRRQITDRIVLLEDRLEKVKKTRAQQRQQRDGTPIVALVGYTNAGKSSLFNALTGAGVFARDLLFATLDTTVRKLALPHGREVMLSDTVGFVADLPTDLVAAFRATLEEVLDADVILHARDIANPDHVGQAHDVLKVLAELGVSPETTPIIEVWNKVDLVSEDALVGIVPAGKVAAAVSASALTGQGLDALKLAIEKALGEKSRTYHVHVPHAAGSDIGWLHSHTEIVSRDEPTEQGSGFVVRVEPRHKTAFLERFNGRIESSDA; this comes from the coding sequence ATGAGCGGATTTGACGACGACGAGGCCGTCCAGCGGGGCGGCCCGCAGGCGTTTATCGACCAGCGTGCGCAGCCGACGCGTGCGGGCCTCGTCGTGCCTGATGTGCGCGGGCAGGCGTCCCGGCATTCGATCGAGGCGCGCAAGGCCGAGTTCGAAGGGCTGGCCGGGGCCATTCACCTCGATGTGGCCTTTTCCGAGGTCTTGAGGGTTCGCGAGATCAAGCCGGCGACCTTTATCGGTGGCGGCCATACCGAGACGCTGGCCACGCGGGTCAAGGCGGAGAAGATCGACCTGTTGCTGGTCGATGCGGCGCTGACCGCCATCCAGCAGCGCAATCTCGAAACCGAAACCGGCGCCAAGGTGCTGGACCGCACCGCGCTGATCCTCGAAATCTTCGGCGAGCGCGCCGCGACGCGCGAAGGCGTGCTGCAGGTCGAGCTGGCCCATCTCAACTACCAGAAGGGGCGGCTGGTCCGCTCCTGGACTCACCTGGAGCGCCAGCGCGGCAGCGGCGGCACCGGCTTCATGGGCGGCCCGGGCGAAACGCAGATCGAAAGCGACCGGCGGCAGATCACCGACCGCATCGTGCTGCTGGAAGACCGGTTGGAAAAGGTCAAGAAGACCCGTGCGCAGCAGCGCCAGCAGCGCGATGGCACGCCGATCGTGGCATTGGTTGGCTATACCAATGCCGGAAAATCCAGCCTGTTCAATGCCTTGACCGGGGCAGGGGTGTTTGCCAGGGATTTGTTGTTCGCCACGCTCGATACGACGGTGCGCAAGCTGGCACTGCCGCATGGCCGCGAGGTGATGCTGAGCGACACGGTGGGCTTTGTCGCCGACCTGCCGACGGATTTGGTGGCGGCGTTCCGTGCCACACTGGAAGAAGTGCTGGATGCCGATGTGATCCTGCATGCGCGCGATATCGCCAATCCCGACCATGTGGGTCAGGCGCATGACGTGCTCAAGGTGTTGGCGGAACTTGGTGTTTCACCCGAGACGACGCCGATCATTGAGGTCTGGAACAAGGTCGACCTGGTCAGCGAAGATGCTCTGGTCGGTATCGTGCCGGCGGGCAAGGTGGCTGCCGCGGTGTCGGCTTCGGCGCTGACCGGGCAGGGGCTCGATGCGCTCAAGCTGGCTATCGAGAAAGCGCTGGGCGAGAAAAGCCGGACCTATCACGTCCATGTGCCGCATGCGGCGGGATCCGATATCGGCTGGCTGCATTCGCATACCGAAATCGTCTCCCGCGACGAGCCGACCGAACAGGGTTCGGGTTTTGTCGTGCGGGTCGAGCCGCGGCACAAGACGGCGTTTCTCGAGCGGTTCAATGGCCGGATCGAGAGTTCGGACGCCTAG
- the hfq gene encoding RNA chaperone Hfq, with translation MANEKQQNLQDSFLNHVRKQKVPVTIFLVNGVKLQGVITWFDNFCLLLRRDAQSQLVYKHAISTIMPGAPIQLFDPEQNHDSD, from the coding sequence ATGGCGAACGAAAAACAACAAAATCTGCAGGATTCCTTTCTCAACCACGTTCGCAAGCAGAAAGTACCGGTCACGATCTTTCTCGTGAACGGGGTGAAACTGCAGGGCGTGATCACCTGGTTCGACAATTTCTGCCTGCTGCTGCGCCGCGACGCGCAGTCGCAGCTGGTCTACAAGCACGCGATCTCGACCATCATGCCGGGTGCGCCGATCCAGCTGTTCGATCCCGAGCAGAACCACGACAGCGACTGA
- a CDS encoding DMT family transporter yields the protein MSAPAPVRVETASLTGMALGVAAYSLFAAHDAMIKGVITALPAPQILFVRGVVVIALCLIIGRHRVVIDLWHSKNRMLILGRGLMTLAAWVMYYSAGRDLQLAEMTTLYYVAPVLTTVLAVIFLKEQLTLARIGGASIGFFGIVVAANPSGFTIGWPVIMVLGAALFWAFAMILMRTISRSDSTLVQVFAQNLIHVLVMAVAALPFWQGMGLREIALCVAAGLVGGLAQFILVEAARSVPASVLGTVEYGALIWSFIFGYLFWAEMPVTTVYVGAFLVVAAGLTLALSEHRNRREIIDAP from the coding sequence TTGTCCGCCCCCGCTCCAGTTCGTGTCGAAACCGCCAGTCTCACGGGCATGGCCCTGGGCGTTGCGGCCTATTCGCTGTTCGCCGCCCATGACGCGATGATCAAGGGCGTGATCACCGCCCTGCCCGCCCCACAAATCCTGTTCGTGCGCGGCGTGGTCGTCATCGCTCTCTGCCTGATCATCGGCCGCCATCGCGTGGTGATCGACCTCTGGCACTCGAAGAATCGCATGCTGATCCTCGGCCGCGGCCTGATGACCCTGGCCGCCTGGGTCATGTATTACAGCGCCGGGCGTGACCTGCAGTTGGCCGAGATGACCACGCTCTACTATGTCGCGCCGGTGCTGACGACGGTCCTGGCGGTGATCTTCCTCAAGGAGCAGCTGACACTGGCCCGCATCGGCGGCGCCTCGATTGGCTTTTTCGGTATAGTCGTGGCCGCCAATCCAAGCGGCTTCACCATTGGCTGGCCGGTGATCATGGTGCTGGGCGCCGCCCTGTTCTGGGCCTTCGCCATGATCCTGATGCGCACCATCTCCAGAAGCGACAGCACGCTGGTGCAGGTCTTCGCACAGAACCTTATCCATGTGCTTGTCATGGCCGTGGCCGCCCTGCCGTTCTGGCAAGGCATGGGCCTGCGCGAGATCGCTCTATGCGTCGCTGCCGGCCTTGTCGGTGGCCTGGCCCAGTTCATACTGGTGGAAGCCGCCCGATCGGTGCCGGCCAGCGTGCTCGGCACCGTCGAATATGGCGCGCTGATCTGGAGCTTTATCTTCGGCTACCTGTTCTGGGCCGAAATGCCGGTCACCACCGTCTATGTCGGCGCCTTCCTGGTCGTCGCCGCCGGCCTGACGCTCGCCCTGAGCGAGCATCGCAACCGCCGCGAGATCATCGACGCGCCTTAG